In Burkholderia gladioli, a genomic segment contains:
- a CDS encoding lactate utilization protein B, with translation MQVQSMQFKARAGQKLADQRLQQNLKKLSTKFVSARAEAVTQIDFAATRAALKARRNRALENLDVWLEAFEREATRRGTTVLFAESMADAARLVAEIARRHEVRKVIKTKSMVSEEMRINAVLAEIGVQSIETDLGEYILQINDNEAPSHIIAPVVHKDKDEIADLFARTHGRERLTEIPAMTREAREVLRPHFLGADMGLTGGNFVVAETGSVVLVTNEGNEGMCTVMPRVHVAVTGIEKVLPTLEDLATAMRLLPRSATGQKTSNYFSLLTGPRAAGEEDGPEHNYVVLVDGGRTGLIGGEFQEMLRCIRCGACMNHCPVYQKVGGHAYGWVYPGPMGSVLTPSYVGLERSLDLPQAATLCGECDSVCPVGIPLSGLLRTLREKQVERGLRPWRERLALAAWGFAARRPALYGFATKLMVRVLERVGGERKLGGGIRKLPLAAGWTDTRDLPTPTGRTFRELYAASKTHLG, from the coding sequence ATGCAAGTTCAATCGATGCAGTTCAAGGCGCGCGCGGGCCAGAAGCTCGCCGACCAGCGCCTGCAGCAGAACCTCAAGAAGCTGTCGACCAAGTTCGTCTCGGCGCGCGCCGAGGCTGTCACGCAGATCGATTTCGCGGCCACGCGCGCCGCGCTGAAGGCGCGCCGCAACCGCGCGCTGGAGAACCTCGACGTCTGGCTCGAGGCCTTCGAGCGCGAGGCCACGCGGCGCGGCACCACGGTGCTGTTCGCCGAGTCGATGGCCGACGCGGCCAGGCTGGTGGCCGAGATCGCCAGGCGGCACGAGGTCAGGAAGGTCATCAAGACCAAGTCGATGGTCTCGGAGGAGATGCGCATCAATGCCGTGCTCGCCGAGATCGGCGTGCAGTCGATCGAGACCGACCTCGGCGAATACATCCTGCAGATCAACGACAACGAGGCGCCGAGCCACATCATCGCGCCCGTGGTCCACAAGGACAAGGACGAGATCGCCGACCTGTTCGCGCGTACCCACGGACGCGAGCGCCTGACCGAGATCCCGGCCATGACGCGCGAGGCGCGCGAGGTGCTGCGGCCGCACTTCCTCGGCGCCGACATGGGGCTCACGGGCGGCAACTTCGTGGTGGCCGAGACGGGATCGGTGGTGCTGGTGACCAACGAGGGCAACGAGGGCATGTGCACGGTGATGCCGCGCGTGCACGTGGCCGTGACCGGGATCGAGAAGGTGCTGCCGACGCTCGAGGACCTGGCCACCGCGATGCGGCTGCTGCCGCGCTCGGCCACCGGCCAGAAGACTTCGAACTATTTCTCGCTGCTCACGGGGCCGCGCGCTGCCGGTGAGGAGGACGGCCCCGAGCACAACTACGTGGTGCTGGTCGACGGCGGGCGCACCGGGCTGATCGGCGGCGAGTTCCAGGAGATGCTGCGCTGCATCCGCTGCGGGGCCTGCATGAACCATTGCCCGGTCTACCAGAAGGTCGGCGGCCATGCCTATGGCTGGGTCTATCCGGGGCCGATGGGCTCGGTGCTCACGCCGAGCTACGTCGGGCTAGAGCGCTCGCTCGACCTGCCGCAGGCCGCCACCTTGTGCGGCGAATGCGACAGCGTCTGCCCGGTCGGCATTCCCTTGTCGGGGCTGCTGCGCACGCTGCGCGAGAAGCAGGTGGAGCGGGGGCTGCGGCCCTGGCGCGAGCGCCTGGCGCTGGCCGCCTGGGGTTTCGCCGCGCGCCGACCGGCGTTGTACGGGTTCGCGACCAAGCTGATGGTGCGGGTCCTGGAGCGCGTCGGCGGCGAACGCAAGTTGGGCGGCGGGATCCGCAAGCTGCCGCTGGCGGCCGGCTGGACCGATACGCGCGACCTGCCGACGCCGACCGGGCGCACCTTCCGCGAACTCTACGCGGCGTCGAAGACCCATCTCGGCTGA
- a CDS encoding (Fe-S)-binding protein, with protein sequence MRVGLFVTCLIDLMRPEIGFSALKLIRDAGFEVDVPPAQTCCGQPAYNSGERRLARDLAEKTLREFEQFDYVVVPSGSCGGMIRAHYGDLFRDDPELMARFGRLRERVYELTDFLVKVAKVELPRGEFSGPVTYHDSCSGLRELGVKAQPRALLAQRGVEVREMKDCEHCCGFGGTFALKYGAISTAIVDEKCANVQASGTRTVVLGDLGCILNIEGRLRRTGDKDTRVLHVAQVLAGDL encoded by the coding sequence ATGCGAGTCGGATTGTTCGTCACCTGCCTCATCGACCTGATGCGGCCTGAAATCGGTTTTTCCGCGCTGAAACTGATCCGCGATGCCGGTTTCGAGGTGGACGTGCCGCCCGCGCAGACCTGCTGCGGGCAACCCGCCTACAACTCCGGCGAGCGCCGCCTCGCGCGGGACCTGGCGGAAAAGACCCTGCGCGAGTTCGAGCAGTTCGACTACGTTGTGGTGCCGTCGGGCTCCTGCGGCGGCATGATCCGCGCCCATTACGGCGACCTGTTCCGCGACGATCCCGAACTGATGGCGCGCTTCGGGCGCTTGCGCGAGCGCGTGTATGAACTGACCGATTTCCTCGTCAAGGTCGCGAAGGTCGAGCTGCCGCGCGGCGAGTTCAGCGGCCCTGTCACTTATCACGATTCCTGCTCGGGCCTGCGCGAACTCGGCGTGAAGGCGCAGCCGCGGGCCTTGCTCGCGCAGCGTGGCGTCGAGGTCCGGGAGATGAAGGACTGCGAGCATTGCTGCGGCTTCGGCGGTACCTTCGCGCTCAAGTACGGCGCGATCTCGACGGCGATCGTCGACGAGAAATGCGCCAACGTGCAGGCCAGCGGCACGCGCACCGTGGTGCTCGGCGATCTCGGCTGCATCCTCAACATCGAGGGGCGCCTGCGCCGCACCGGCGACAAGGACACGCGCGTGCTGCACGTCGCGCAGGTCCTCGCCGGCGATCTCTGA
- the hscA gene encoding Fe-S protein assembly chaperone HscA, protein MALLQISEPGMAPAPHQRRLAVGIDLGTTNSLVASVRNSVAEVLPDDEGRALLPSVVRYLEKGGRRIGYAAKEAAASDPRNTIVSVKRFMGRGKAEVEHAANAPYDFVDAPGMVQIRTIDGVKSPVEVSAEILATLRQRAEDTLGDDLVGAVITVPAYFDDAQRQATKDAARLAGLNVLRLLNEPTAAAIAYGLDNGAEGLYAVYDLGGGTFDLSILKLTKGVFEVLAAGGDSALGGDDFDHALFAHVLAAAGIERAALSAEDVRALLDRSRAVKEALSDAPEAAFEMTLSTGATIAQTISAETFAGLVEPLVARTLAPTRKALRDAQVTPAEIKGVVLVGGATRMPVIRAAVERFFGQPPLINLDPDQVVALGAAVQADLLAGNRANGDDWLLLDVIPLSLGVETMGGLVEKIIPRNSTIPVARAQEFTTFKDGQTAMAIHVVQGERELVADCRSLARFELRGIPPMSAGAARIRVTYQVDADGLLSVFAREQHSGVEASVVVKPSYGLADDDIAKMLEDSFKTADIDMRARALREAQVEAQRIAEATEAALAVDADLLDTEERAAIDALITKLRALAGGEDTDAIDAATKALAEGTDEFAARRMDKNIRRALAGRKLDEI, encoded by the coding sequence ATGGCTTTACTGCAAATCTCCGAACCCGGCATGGCACCCGCGCCGCATCAGCGGCGCCTGGCAGTCGGCATCGATCTCGGCACGACGAATTCGCTCGTCGCGTCGGTGCGCAACAGCGTGGCCGAGGTGCTGCCCGACGACGAAGGCCGCGCGCTGCTGCCTTCCGTGGTCCGCTACCTCGAGAAGGGCGGGCGCCGCATCGGTTACGCGGCCAAGGAGGCCGCGGCCAGCGATCCGCGCAACACGATCGTCTCGGTCAAACGTTTCATGGGCCGCGGCAAGGCCGAGGTCGAGCACGCGGCCAACGCGCCCTACGACTTCGTCGACGCGCCGGGCATGGTGCAGATCCGCACCATCGACGGCGTGAAGAGCCCCGTCGAGGTCTCGGCCGAGATTCTCGCCACGCTGCGCCAGCGCGCCGAGGACACGCTCGGCGATGACCTGGTGGGCGCCGTGATCACCGTGCCGGCCTATTTCGACGACGCGCAACGCCAGGCCACCAAGGACGCGGCGCGGCTGGCCGGCCTGAACGTGCTGCGCCTGCTCAACGAACCGACCGCGGCCGCGATCGCCTACGGGCTCGACAACGGCGCGGAAGGTCTCTATGCCGTCTACGACCTGGGCGGCGGCACCTTCGACCTGTCGATCCTGAAACTGACCAAGGGCGTGTTCGAGGTCCTCGCGGCGGGCGGCGATTCCGCCCTCGGCGGCGACGATTTCGACCACGCCCTGTTCGCGCATGTGCTCGCCGCGGCGGGTATCGAGCGCGCCGCGCTGTCGGCCGAGGACGTGCGGGCGTTGCTCGACCGTTCGCGCGCCGTGAAGGAAGCGCTGAGCGACGCGCCCGAGGCGGCCTTCGAGATGACGCTGTCGACCGGCGCGACGATCGCCCAGACGATTTCCGCCGAGACCTTCGCCGGGCTGGTCGAGCCGCTGGTCGCGCGCACGCTCGCGCCGACCCGCAAGGCACTGCGCGACGCGCAGGTCACGCCGGCCGAGATCAAGGGCGTGGTGCTGGTGGGCGGCGCGACGCGCATGCCGGTGATCCGCGCGGCCGTCGAGCGTTTCTTCGGCCAGCCGCCGCTGATCAATCTCGATCCGGACCAGGTGGTCGCGCTCGGCGCGGCCGTGCAGGCCGACCTGCTGGCCGGCAACCGCGCCAACGGCGACGACTGGCTGCTGCTCGACGTGATCCCGCTGTCGCTCGGCGTCGAGACCATGGGCGGCCTGGTCGAGAAGATCATTCCGCGCAACTCGACCATCCCGGTGGCACGCGCGCAGGAATTCACCACCTTCAAGGACGGCCAGACCGCGATGGCGATCCACGTGGTGCAGGGCGAACGCGAACTGGTGGCCGATTGCCGTTCGCTGGCGCGCTTCGAGCTGCGTGGCATTCCGCCGATGTCGGCCGGCGCGGCGCGAATCCGCGTGACCTACCAGGTCGACGCCGACGGCCTGCTGTCGGTGTTCGCGCGCGAGCAGCATTCCGGCGTGGAGGCCTCGGTGGTGGTGAAGCCGTCCTACGGCCTGGCCGACGACGACATCGCGAAGATGCTGGAAGACAGCTTCAAGACCGCCGACATCGACATGCGCGCGCGCGCGCTGCGCGAGGCGCAGGTCGAGGCGCAACGCATCGCCGAGGCGACCGAGGCGGCGCTCGCGGTGGACGCGGACCTGCTCGACACCGAGGAGCGCGCGGCGATCGACGCGCTGATCACCAAGCTGCGCGCGCTGGCGGGCGGCGAGGACACCGATGCGATCGACGCGGCGACCAAGGCGCTGGCCGAGGGCACCGACGAATTCGCGGCACGGCGGATGGACAAGAACATCCGTCGCGCGCTCGCGGGCCGCAAGCTCGACGAGATCTGA
- the hscB gene encoding Fe-S protein assembly co-chaperone HscB gives MISLKDSYFELFHLPTQFALDAGALDAAYRAVQSEVHPDRFAAAGDAQKRIAMQWATRANEAYQTLRDPLKRAIYLLSLREVEVGAENNTAMEPAFLMQQMEWREAIEDAAGARNVDALDALLGELREEKRARLDKLAALLDSGSNQGAAEAVRQLMFIERVAAEVTTQIERLED, from the coding sequence ATGATTTCGCTGAAAGACAGCTATTTCGAACTCTTTCACCTGCCGACGCAGTTCGCGCTCGACGCCGGTGCGCTCGACGCCGCGTATCGCGCGGTGCAGTCCGAGGTGCATCCGGATCGCTTCGCGGCGGCCGGCGACGCGCAAAAGCGCATCGCGATGCAATGGGCCACGCGCGCCAACGAGGCTTACCAGACGCTGCGCGATCCGCTGAAGCGCGCGATCTACCTGCTGTCGCTGCGCGAGGTCGAGGTCGGCGCCGAGAACAACACGGCGATGGAGCCGGCCTTCCTGATGCAGCAGATGGAATGGCGCGAGGCGATCGAGGATGCGGCCGGCGCGAGGAATGTCGATGCGCTCGACGCGCTGCTCGGCGAATTGCGCGAGGAAAAGCGCGCGCGGCTCGACAAGCTCGCGGCCCTGCTCGACAGCGGCTCGAACCAGGGCGCGGCCGAGGCCGTGCGCCAATTGATGTTCATCGAGCGGGTGGCCGCCGAAGTGACGACGCAGATCGAGCGTCTCGAAGATTAA
- the iscA gene encoding iron-sulfur cluster assembly protein IscA, which yields MAITLTEKAAQHVQKYLTRRGKGLGLRLGVRTTGCSGLAYKLEYVDDVATEDQVFESHGVKVVVDPKSLAYIDGTELDFAREGLNEGFKFNNPNVKDECGCGESFRV from the coding sequence ATGGCAATCACACTGACCGAAAAAGCAGCGCAACACGTGCAGAAGTACCTGACGCGACGCGGCAAGGGGCTGGGCCTGCGGCTCGGCGTGCGCACCACCGGCTGCTCGGGCCTGGCCTATAAGCTCGAGTATGTCGACGACGTGGCGACCGAGGATCAGGTGTTCGAGAGCCATGGCGTGAAGGTGGTGGTCGATCCGAAGAGCCTCGCCTATATCGACGGCACCGAGCTCGACTTCGCGCGCGAGGGCTTGAACGAAGGCTTCAAGTTCAACAACCCGAACGTCAAGGACGAGTGCGGCTGCGGCGAGTCGTTCCGCGTCTGA
- the fdx gene encoding ISC system 2Fe-2S type ferredoxin: MPQLVVLPHVELCPDGAVIDATPGKSICDNLLDNGIEIEHACEKSCACTTCHVIVREGFNELAPSEEDEDDLLDRAWGLEPQSRLSCQAIVTEESDLVVEIPKYTINHAKENH; this comes from the coding sequence ATGCCCCAACTGGTAGTTTTGCCCCACGTCGAACTGTGCCCGGACGGCGCGGTGATCGACGCGACGCCCGGCAAGAGCATCTGCGACAACCTGCTCGACAACGGCATCGAGATCGAGCATGCCTGCGAGAAATCCTGCGCCTGCACGACCTGCCACGTGATCGTGCGCGAAGGCTTCAACGAGCTGGCGCCCTCCGAGGAAGACGAGGACGACCTGCTCGATCGCGCCTGGGGGCTGGAGCCGCAATCGCGCCTGTCGTGCCAGGCGATCGTGACCGAGGAATCGGACCTGGTGGTCGAGATCCCCAAGTACACGATCAATCACGCCAAAGAGAATCACTGA
- a CDS encoding IclR family transcriptional regulator has translation MSTPTPDPKTSIQVIERMMRLLDALADHTDPVSLKELAQSTELHPSTAHRILNDMVTCRLVDRSDPGTYRLGMRLLELGNLVKARLSVRDAALMPMRELHRLTGQTVNLSVRQGDEIVYIERAYSERSGMQVVRAIGGRAPLHLTSVGKLFLAADETTRVRAYATRTGLAGHTQNSITDLGKLERELSIVRQQACARDNEELELGVRCIAAGIYDDSGKLVAGLSLSAPADRLQDAWLGQISHTALTISEALGYRPPKELDGAALAKSI, from the coding sequence ATGAGCACTCCGACTCCGGACCCGAAGACGTCGATCCAGGTGATCGAACGCATGATGCGGCTGCTCGACGCGCTGGCCGACCACACCGACCCGGTCAGCCTGAAGGAGCTCGCGCAGAGCACGGAACTGCATCCGTCCACCGCGCACCGCATCCTCAACGACATGGTGACCTGTCGCCTGGTCGACCGATCCGACCCGGGCACCTACCGCCTCGGCATGCGCCTGCTCGAACTCGGCAACCTGGTGAAGGCGCGCCTGTCGGTGCGCGACGCGGCGCTAATGCCGATGCGCGAGCTGCACCGGCTGACCGGGCAGACCGTGAACCTGTCGGTGCGCCAGGGCGACGAGATCGTCTATATCGAGCGGGCCTATTCGGAGCGCTCGGGCATGCAGGTGGTGCGCGCGATCGGCGGCCGCGCGCCGCTGCACCTGACCTCGGTCGGCAAGCTGTTCCTGGCCGCCGACGAAACCACCCGCGTGCGGGCGTACGCCACGCGCACCGGCCTCGCCGGCCATACCCAAAACAGCATCACCGACCTCGGCAAGCTCGAGCGCGAGTTGTCGATCGTGCGCCAGCAGGCTTGCGCGCGCGACAACGAGGAGCTCGAACTGGGCGTGCGCTGCATCGCCGCCGGCATCTACGACGATTCGGGCAAGCTGGTGGCGGGCCTGTCGCTGTCGGCGCCGGCCGACCGGCTGCAGGATGCCTGGCTCGGCCAGATCAGCCATACCGCGCTGACCATCTCCGAGGCGCTCGGCTACCGACCGCCGAAGGAGCTCGACGGCGCGGCGCTCGCCAAGTCGATCTGA
- the iscU gene encoding Fe-S cluster assembly scaffold IscU — protein MSYSNKVLDHYENPRNVGSFSKDDDAVGTGMVGAPACGDVMKLQIRVGSDGVIEDAKFKTYGCGSAIASSSLVTEWVKGKTLDQALAIKNTQIAEELALPPVKIHCSILAEDAIKAAVADYRKRHDATAEDGQAA, from the coding sequence ATGTCTTACAGCAACAAGGTTCTGGATCACTACGAAAACCCGCGCAACGTCGGTTCCTTCTCGAAGGACGACGACGCGGTCGGTACGGGCATGGTCGGCGCGCCGGCCTGCGGCGACGTGATGAAGCTGCAGATCCGTGTCGGTTCGGACGGCGTGATCGAAGACGCGAAGTTCAAGACCTACGGCTGCGGCTCGGCGATCGCCTCGAGCTCGCTGGTCACCGAGTGGGTGAAGGGCAAGACGCTGGACCAGGCGCTGGCCATCAAGAACACGCAGATCGCCGAGGAACTGGCGCTGCCGCCGGTGAAGATCCACTGCTCGATTCTCGCGGAAGACGCGATCAAGGCGGCGGTGGCCGATTACCGCAAGCGTCACGACGCGACCGCGGAAGACGGCCAGGCCGCGTAA
- the pbpG gene encoding D-alanyl-D-alanine endopeptidase yields MKASLFSPLKMMHGAALGTAVSVAVSVLVASAAVVPADALAATAKTTQSSKKAAKPVASAKGKKRAVVAEKKTAKVAAEAPRKGRKRVTLAAVPGRHHGAVRRVAFQPRQPSVGQAFGLHDTPDALALRSSVAYVVDQNNSEPLLDKNSRAVVPIASISKLMTAMVVLDSKASLDEQIAVTDEDRDYEKGTGSRLSVGSVLSREDMLHIALMASENRAAAALSRYYPGGRPAFIAAMNAKAKSLGMTDTHFENSTGLTSLNVSSARDLVKMIDAAYQYPLIRRFSTDRTYTVFTGKRSLVYNSTNALVRNPSWDIGLQKTGFINEAGECLVMQTTIHGRPIVMVLLDSFGKYSRVADASRVRNWLDAGGGERLTAANTGAGGT; encoded by the coding sequence ATGAAAGCCTCCTTATTCTCGCCGTTGAAGATGATGCACGGCGCGGCACTCGGCACCGCGGTGTCCGTCGCCGTGTCGGTGCTCGTCGCGTCGGCCGCCGTCGTGCCCGCCGATGCCCTGGCCGCGACCGCCAAGACCACCCAGTCCTCGAAGAAGGCCGCCAAGCCCGTCGCCAGCGCGAAGGGCAAGAAGCGCGCCGTCGTCGCGGAAAAGAAAACCGCCAAGGTGGCCGCCGAGGCGCCGCGCAAGGGCCGCAAGCGCGTGACGCTGGCCGCCGTGCCGGGCCGGCATCACGGCGCCGTGCGGCGCGTGGCGTTCCAGCCGCGCCAGCCTTCGGTCGGCCAGGCTTTCGGCCTGCACGACACGCCCGATGCGCTCGCGCTGCGTTCCAGCGTCGCCTACGTGGTCGACCAGAACAACTCGGAACCGCTGCTCGACAAGAACTCGCGCGCGGTGGTGCCGATCGCCTCGATCTCCAAGCTGATGACCGCGATGGTCGTGCTCGATTCGAAGGCCTCGCTCGACGAGCAGATCGCCGTCACCGACGAGGATCGCGATTACGAGAAGGGCACCGGCTCGCGACTGTCCGTGGGGTCGGTCCTGTCGCGGGAAGACATGCTGCACATCGCGCTGATGGCATCGGAGAACCGCGCGGCGGCGGCGTTGTCGCGCTACTACCCGGGCGGGCGCCCGGCGTTCATCGCGGCGATGAACGCGAAGGCGAAATCGCTGGGCATGACCGACACGCACTTCGAGAACTCGACGGGTCTGACGAGTCTGAACGTGTCGAGCGCGCGCGACCTGGTCAAGATGATCGACGCGGCTTACCAGTACCCGCTGATCCGTCGTTTCTCGACCGATCGCACCTACACGGTGTTCACCGGCAAGCGCTCGCTGGTCTACAACAGCACCAATGCGCTGGTGCGCAATCCGTCCTGGGACATCGGCCTGCAGAAGACCGGCTTCATCAACGAGGCGGGCGAGTGCCTGGTGATGCAGACCACCATCCATGGCCGCCCGATCGTGATGGTGCTGCTCGATTCCTTCGGCAAGTATTCGCGCGTGGCCGATGCGTCGCGCGTGCGCAACTGGCTCGACGCCGGCGGCGGCGAGCGCCTGACCGCGGCGAACACGGGCGCGGGCGGTACCTGA
- a CDS encoding phasin family protein, which produces MSLLTPEQIAAAQKAHLESLFGLTSKAFESVEKLIELNVQVVKSTLAESQENVQRALSVKDAQELLALQASFAQPLAEKALAYGRHLYDIASSTQAEFAKVAESQYEEQNRKVQALVDNVAKNAPAGSETAVAALKSAINAANTTYETVQKATKQAVEIAESNFNAAAAVATKAASAAASRRANTAKPA; this is translated from the coding sequence ATGTCCCTGCTGACCCCGGAGCAAATCGCCGCCGCCCAGAAAGCCCACCTCGAGAGCCTGTTCGGTCTCACCAGCAAGGCCTTCGAAAGCGTCGAGAAGCTGATCGAACTGAACGTGCAAGTCGTGAAGTCGACGCTCGCGGAAAGCCAGGAAAACGTGCAGCGCGCGCTGTCGGTGAAGGATGCGCAGGAACTGCTCGCCCTGCAGGCCAGCTTTGCCCAGCCGCTCGCCGAAAAGGCCCTCGCCTACGGCCGTCACCTGTACGACATCGCTTCGTCGACCCAGGCCGAATTCGCCAAGGTTGCCGAATCGCAATATGAAGAGCAGAACCGCAAGGTCCAGGCGCTCGTCGACAACGTCGCGAAGAACGCCCCGGCCGGTTCGGAAACGGCTGTCGCCGCGCTGAAGTCGGCCATCAACGCCGCCAACACGACCTACGAAACGGTCCAGAAGGCCACCAAGCAGGCCGTCGAGATCGCCGAGTCGAACTTCAACGCCGCCGCTGCCGTGGCCACCAAGGCTGCCAGCGCCGCCGCATCGCGTCGCGCGAACACCGCCAAGCCGGCCTGA
- the iscR gene encoding Fe-S cluster assembly transcriptional regulator IscR, whose amino-acid sequence MRLTTKGRFAVTAMIDLALRQEQGPVTLAGISQRQRISLSYLEQLFGKLRRHEIVESVRGPGGGYNLARRAADVTVADIIIAVDEPLDATQCGGKGTCEGTKQPDGHCMTHELWSTLNQKMVEYLDSVSLQDLVDQQRAREGAPAVLRDRRAPEPAAPVEPVRAMPLGPNSVFNIATSS is encoded by the coding sequence ATGAGACTCACCACGAAAGGCCGTTTCGCCGTCACGGCGATGATTGACTTGGCACTGCGCCAGGAGCAGGGGCCGGTGACGCTTGCAGGCATCAGCCAGCGCCAGCGCATCTCGCTCTCGTACCTGGAGCAGTTGTTCGGAAAGCTGCGCCGGCACGAGATCGTCGAATCGGTCCGCGGGCCGGGGGGCGGCTACAACCTCGCGCGCCGTGCTGCCGACGTCACGGTCGCCGACATCATCATCGCGGTCGACGAACCGCTCGATGCCACGCAATGCGGTGGCAAGGGTACCTGCGAAGGCACCAAGCAGCCAGATGGACATTGCATGACCCACGAGCTCTGGTCGACGCTCAACCAGAAGATGGTCGAATACCTCGATTCGGTCTCGCTCCAGGATCTCGTCGATCAGCAGCGTGCCCGCGAGGGTGCGCCCGCCGTGCTGCGCGACCGCCGCGCGCCGGAACCGGCCGCGCCTGTCGAGCCGGTGCGGGCGATGCCGCTCGGGCCGAATTCGGTCTTCAACATCGCGACCAGTTCCTGA
- a CDS encoding IscS subfamily cysteine desulfurase, with product MNNDTPHLPIYMDYSATTPVDPRVVDKMVPYLREQFGNPASRSHAYGWDAERAVEEAREQVAALVNADPREIIWTSGATESDNLAIKGAAHFYQGKGKHIITVKTEHKAVLDTCRELEREGFEVTYLDVKDDGLIDLEVFKAALRPDTILVSVMHVNNEIGVVQDIETIGEICRAKGIVFHVDAAQSTGKVGIDLAKLKVDLMSFSAHKTYGPKGIGALYVRRKPRVRIEAQMHGGGHERGVRSGTLATHQIVGMGEAFRIAREEMAVENERVRALRDKLLRGLSQIEETYVNGDMEHRVPHNLNISFNFVEGESLIMAIKDVAVSSGSACTSASLEPSYVLRALGRNDELAHSSIRFTVGRFTTEADVDYVINLLQGKIAKLRDLSPLWEMHKDGIDLSTIEWAAH from the coding sequence ATGAACAACGATACTCCTCACCTGCCCATCTATATGGACTACAGCGCGACGACGCCCGTCGATCCGCGCGTGGTCGACAAGATGGTGCCGTATCTGCGCGAGCAGTTCGGCAATCCGGCGTCGCGCAGCCACGCGTACGGCTGGGATGCGGAGCGGGCGGTGGAAGAGGCGCGCGAGCAGGTGGCGGCGCTCGTGAACGCGGATCCGCGCGAAATCATCTGGACCTCGGGCGCGACCGAATCGGACAATCTCGCGATCAAGGGCGCGGCGCATTTCTACCAGGGCAAGGGCAAGCACATCATCACGGTGAAGACCGAGCACAAGGCCGTGCTCGATACCTGCCGCGAACTCGAGCGCGAAGGCTTCGAGGTGACCTACCTGGACGTCAAGGACGACGGCCTGATCGACCTCGAGGTGTTCAAGGCCGCGCTGCGCCCGGACACGATCCTGGTGTCGGTGATGCACGTGAACAACGAGATCGGCGTGGTCCAGGACATCGAGACCATCGGCGAGATCTGCCGCGCCAAGGGCATCGTGTTCCACGTCGACGCCGCGCAGTCCACCGGCAAGGTCGGCATCGACCTCGCGAAGCTGAAGGTCGACCTGATGTCGTTCTCGGCGCACAAGACCTACGGCCCGAAGGGCATCGGCGCGCTCTACGTGCGCCGCAAGCCGCGCGTGCGGATCGAGGCGCAGATGCACGGCGGCGGCCACGAGCGCGGCGTGCGCTCGGGCACGCTGGCGACGCACCAGATCGTCGGCATGGGCGAGGCCTTCCGCATCGCCCGCGAGGAAATGGCGGTCGAGAACGAGCGCGTGCGCGCGCTGCGCGACAAGCTGCTGCGCGGCCTGTCGCAGATCGAGGAAACCTATGTGAACGGCGACATGGAGCACCGTGTCCCGCACAATCTGAACATCAGCTTCAACTTCGTCGAAGGCGAGTCGCTGATCATGGCGATCAAGGATGTCGCCGTGTCGTCGGGCTCGGCCTGCACCTCGGCCTCGCTGGAACCGTCCTACGTGCTGCGCGCGCTGGGCCGTAACGACGAACTCGCGCATAGCTCGATCCGCTTCACGGTCGGCCGCTTCACCACCGAGGCCGATGTCGACTACGTGATCAACCTGTTGCAGGGCAAGATCGCCAAGCTGCGCGACCTGTCGCCGCTCTGGGAAATGCACAAGGACGGGATCGATCTGTCGACGATCGAGTGGGCCGCACACTGA
- a CDS encoding low molecular weight protein-tyrosine-phosphatase — translation MKRASICFVCLGNICRSPTAEGVMREQVGAAGLDHVIEIDSAGTGDWHVGEAPDARAQQAARGRGYDLSALRARQVASGDFERFDLLLAMDEANLAELRRRCPAEHRHKVRLLMDFATGAGQREVADPYFGGAQGFEQVLDQCERACAGLLATLRERLGN, via the coding sequence ATGAAACGCGCTTCGATCTGCTTCGTCTGCCTTGGCAACATCTGCCGCTCCCCGACCGCGGAGGGCGTGATGCGCGAGCAGGTCGGCGCGGCGGGCCTCGATCATGTGATCGAGATCGATTCCGCCGGAACGGGCGACTGGCACGTCGGCGAGGCGCCCGATGCGCGCGCCCAGCAGGCAGCGCGCGGCCGTGGCTACGATCTGTCGGCGCTGCGGGCGCGTCAGGTCGCCAGCGGCGACTTCGAGCGTTTCGACCTGCTGCTCGCGATGGACGAGGCGAATCTCGCCGAGCTGCGTCGCCGTTGCCCGGCCGAGCATCGACACAAGGTCCGTCTGCTGATGGACTTCGCGACCGGTGCCGGTCAACGCGAAGTGGCGGACCCTTATTTCGGCGGCGCGCAAGGCTTCGAGCAAGTGCTCGATCAATGCGAGCGCGCCTGTGCCGGCTTGCTCGCGACGCTGCGCGAGCGACTCGGCAACTGA